The sequence below is a genomic window from Theobroma cacao cultivar B97-61/B2 chromosome 6, Criollo_cocoa_genome_V2, whole genome shotgun sequence.
GGTTCACAGCACTAAACACACAGACAGTTGAATCTAAAAGGCTGGCATATACCAGTTGGCTATCACATGAGAATGTTGCAAAAGTTATTGGTGCAGAAGATTCACGTGGGACCCACTAAAacagagaagaaaaattagaaCAGCTGAGCAACATGATACTGTTCCACAAGAAATCAAACAATGATAAAGAGGTACCTGCTTCAAACATTCTAGCTTTGTTGTTTCATATATTGCAAGCTGAGTCTCATCTACAACAAGAAAATGCATCTGGTCTTGATGGAATTGTACAGCCATGTCTGACTGTGCTGTTGGTGTCCTCCAAGCTGAAACCTGCAAGAATCTGGCCTCCTGCATTTCCCATCCATCGGTGTTCCATACACAAAGCTGGAGAAAGAATGTTAGTGTGATCAATgaaccaaaaatcaaatttttatcaatGATAATCCTTCAACTTCCTAGATTGATCTGTCAATTAACTAAGAAATCCAGCAGCAGCAATCAATTTTTCTGGGAGAAAGCAGATGAAACTTCGCTATCATGGAGCAGGTCAAACTAAGGCAACACTAAGAAGATTTATTGAAAGAAACAAACCACATAATCTAGCCATGTATGAATTGTGTCACAGCAATAAAACTCAGAGGAAAGCTAATTCATTGTAGCATgcatgtaaaataaaaaatgagtaCCTGAGAATCCGCTCCCGATGAGACAAGCACATTCAGTACATGAGAGAAGGCAAGGCCAGTTATTCTTTTGGAGTGGCCTCTAAGTTTAGCAATCACCTGGATGATGAAAACAGTAACTAAATAACTAGTGCTACTTCTCTAAAAGAGAATTAATTGTCCACAACATGCATCATACCTCATTCACACGGACATTATATATCACAATTGTTGAATTGTCCATGCCTATAGCCATAATATTATTATCGTGTGGGTGGAATGCAAGAAAAGTCGCTGCTGGCGGTGGTGGCATGAACGTTACCATTGTCTGCATGTGTCAATATAAATATGATATGCTTACTCAAATAATTGACAAGTGCAGGGAGAAGggaagaggaagaggaagatCTTTCCTGCCCCAActataaatgtgacaaatgcaGAGAGACgggaagagaaagaggaagaacTTTCCTGCCCCAACTATAAATGTAAAGGaatgtaaagaaaaaatagaataaggAAATGCATTCCAGCAGTCATGAGTTACCGTAAATGTCAGCAAATTAAACAAGGATATCTTTCCCCCAGATGCTGAAATTACATAAGAATCATTCTTTGATAAAGCAAAACAGGGTACAGCATCTTCATGATTTGTGCCGGcaacatcatttttcatcaGAATGCCACTTGAAGGTCGCCACAACTGAGGTGGTACAGTAGCAGTTGCCTACAGATTGAAGCAATGATATAACTATTACAGTAAAAATTACCGTACAAgtcattttaaaatattcttgtATGACAAAAAGTTCACAATGATGAGTAGAAACTATTTTGATATCCTTCCTCCTACCTTGCCATTTGAATTAAGATCACTTCTCTGCCACTTCCAAAGCAAGTGAATAGCATTTGATGCTAATGCCAAAATAGCATTACCTGAATTTGTGAAGATTAACCTTGATATCTGAAATAATCACAGGAAAAGCTAATAAGATAGGGCCCAAATAAAGAAGATGAATAAGTTGTCATCAGAGTGAATGGCCAAAATTACATTCAAGTCATAAAGCATTATCACAAAAAAGGCTAGTTACATTAAGGGGAATTTTGATAGGGATAAGGTGCActacaaaaaaagaaacaggTGAACAACAGTGTATAATTTCTGAACACTTACAGACAGCACATTTTATGCAAATATCATGggcatttattaaataatttgacttcaaattaaataatcttTTAGAACCAGTTAATTCATTGTCATGCTACCATCAAAGAAGGTCTAGACCAGAACTTTAAATCAGCATCTTTCCTGTTACAGAATAATCATTTTGAAACCATTTAGTCTACATCTACTTATACATCATCTAGGACTGAGTGATGTTATGTAGCATTTAGGTGATGCAAATTTACACTTAACTTCTCAATATCTTAATAGATCATTCAACTACTAAAGAATTACTTCTTAGTTAGTTCTTcattcgtctattcttagtaACACAGGATTAAAGATAGTAGGAACCACAATGATGTGTTCATTTCGTCAAGATAGATGTCATCGCACTAATACATTTGGCTGCATGATTTGCTCCTCCTCTCAGAAGTGCATTTCATTTCAATCTCTACTCTTTTTCTTAGAGACCAACATAAGTGTAAACCAGGATCCTAGACAGTTTCCTCTAGTGGAGAAACAATTCAGAGCAATGATATCTTAAAATTGTCAGATTTCTTAAATCCAACCAAAGATAAAAGTGAGAAGACTTGGAGAGTTTTTCTAGACATGCAAGGTAGTTTTAAAATGGTAACAAGTAAATAATATGGACAAAAATgtcatattataaatattagagGCATTTTTCTGACGATAGCACTTAGCAAAAATCCATAATTGAGAACTAATTGATATCGCACCTCTGAATTACAAGGTGTTG
It includes:
- the LOC18595348 gene encoding topless-related protein 1 isoform X1, which gives rise to MNGDAWSLGNVEPRISEESSDKSKVWKLTEISEPSQCRSLRLPENSRVTKISRLIFTNSGNAILALASNAIHLLWKWQRSDLNSNGKATATVPPQLWRPSSGILMKNDVAGTNHEDAVPCFALSKNDSYVISASGGKISLFNLLTFTTMVTFMPPPPAATFLAFHPHDNNIMAIGMDNSTIVIYNVRVNEVIAKLRGHSKRITGLAFSHVLNVLVSSGADSQLCVWNTDGWEMQEARFLQVSAWRTPTAQSDMAVQFHQDQMHFLVVDETQLAIYETTKLECLKQWVPRESSAPITFATFSCDSQLVYASLLDSTVCVFSAVNLRLCCRINPSAYLPASVSSNVHPLVIAAHPSEPNGFALGLSDGGVLVFEPLESENKWGVPPPVENGSASSVAATPSVGAPGPEQAQRR
- the LOC18595348 gene encoding topless-related protein 1 isoform X2; translation: MNGDAWSLGNVEPRISEESSDKSKVWKLTEISEPSQCRSLRLPENSRVTKISRLIFTNSGNAILALASNAIHLLWKWQRSDLNSNGKATATVPPQLWRPSSGILMKNDVAGTNHEDAVPCFALSKNDSYVISASGGKISLFNLLTFTVIAKLRGHSKRITGLAFSHVLNVLVSSGADSQLCVWNTDGWEMQEARFLQVSAWRTPTAQSDMAVQFHQDQMHFLVVDETQLAIYETTKLECLKQWVPRESSAPITFATFSCDSQLVYASLLDSTVCVFSAVNLRLCCRINPSAYLPASVSSNVHPLVIAAHPSEPNGFALGLSDGGVLVFEPLESENKWGVPPPVENGSASSVAATPSVGAPGPEQAQRR